One window from the genome of bacterium encodes:
- a CDS encoding IS3 family transposase codes for MSAQELLAVTRKEEIPFQVLLASLSRSRATAYRALKPIVLTETDSQKCSRAAHPRALSPAEVAEVAKVLNSEKFVDKAPQAIFNVLLDQGVFICSVRTMYRILDAQGAVAERRQVARSRSFRAPELLATGPNQVWSWDISKLRAHSKWTYFYLYVVMDIFSRKIVGWAVYLQETGTLAEAVISKAAKEEKIKPGQLTIHSDRGGPMRSKTLSELFSDLSISKSFSRPHVSNDNPFSESMFKTIKYMPTFPDRFGTVQEARNFMSKFVKWYNEEHRHSGLEYYTPDDIHTGSHVEKKRNRDSVLAEAYLRNPIRFVNGTPSASLAPEAVWINKPKMEEQAKTC; via the coding sequence CTTTTCAGGTGCTATTGGCATCCCTGAGTCGTTCACGAGCGACTGCATACCGCGCTCTCAAGCCCATTGTTCTGACTGAAACAGATTCCCAAAAATGTTCTCGAGCAGCCCATCCCAGGGCCTTGAGTCCAGCGGAGGTCGCCGAAGTGGCGAAAGTTCTCAACAGCGAAAAGTTTGTCGACAAGGCGCCGCAGGCGATCTTCAATGTGCTTCTCGACCAAGGTGTTTTTATCTGTTCAGTTCGAACGATGTATCGAATCCTAGACGCACAGGGTGCTGTTGCGGAGCGCCGACAAGTCGCCCGTTCTCGCAGCTTTAGGGCTCCTGAGCTGCTGGCAACAGGACCGAATCAAGTCTGGAGCTGGGACATCAGCAAACTCCGCGCTCATTCGAAATGGACCTATTTTTATCTTTACGTCGTGATGGATATCTTCAGCAGAAAGATTGTGGGCTGGGCCGTTTATTTGCAGGAAACTGGAACCCTGGCGGAGGCCGTGATCTCAAAGGCTGCAAAAGAAGAAAAGATTAAGCCAGGACAACTCACTATCCACAGCGATCGGGGAGGCCCCATGAGGTCAAAGACCCTTTCGGAGTTGTTCTCAGACCTCAGCATCTCAAAGAGTTTCAGCAGACCTCACGTTTCGAACGACAACCCCTTCAGCGAGTCCATGTTCAAAACCATAAAATACATGCCAACCTTTCCAGACAGGTTCGGCACTGTGCAAGAGGCCCGGAACTTCATGAGCAAGTTTGTCAAATGGTACAACGAAGAGCACAGACACTCTGGGCTGGAGTATTATACACCTGATGATATTCATACAGGTTCACATGTAGAGAAGAAACGGAACCGAGATTCTGTTCTGGCTGAGGCGTATCTGAGAAATCCAATTCGCTTCGTGAATGGAACGCCAAGTGCCTCTTTGGCACCCGAGGCTGTGTGGATCAACAAACCGAAAATGGAGGAACAAGCGAAGACATGTTAG